The following proteins are encoded in a genomic region of Leptotrichia sp. OH3620_COT-345:
- a CDS encoding SIMPL domain-containing protein: MKKIITLLFLVCSAFSFSDTASGKRIQVRGTSVKELAPASAKIHFNIVTEGENLEKASKENSDILAKYKSLLKKTNTKYEKIESTDYSTYKNYTWEAVTVNQGKKSFQTTLTIETSPFNTDLLKNFMDILIQKDIFSIDRTPNGNYSFNIVTEDTDNKSSYRKALDIFNDIHKKLVSKGFSQSAVKIGGYENKEVNLEDKKTVKKEKHIVSHSIEVNTRDMKNLGNVINLAHSLEISSTGVIEYDIDNKQQLEDQLYETAYKEALKKAQNILNKTELKLKKPVTITDNSNGTIKPYYSYYNRNYTNGYNSAILKKSDTELIEKAQQNSVIINPQKYTFSKSVYIEFEMN; the protein is encoded by the coding sequence ATGAAAAAAATTATAACTTTACTTTTTCTAGTATGCTCGGCATTTTCTTTTTCAGATACTGCTTCAGGAAAAAGAATACAAGTCAGAGGAACATCTGTAAAGGAACTTGCACCTGCTTCGGCTAAAATACATTTTAATATTGTTACAGAAGGAGAAAATCTTGAAAAAGCATCTAAAGAAAATTCCGATATACTGGCTAAATACAAAAGTTTATTAAAGAAAACAAATACGAAGTACGAAAAGATAGAATCTACAGATTACTCTACTTATAAAAACTATACTTGGGAAGCAGTCACTGTAAATCAGGGGAAAAAATCATTTCAAACTACATTGACAATAGAGACTTCTCCTTTCAATACCGATTTACTGAAAAATTTTATGGATATTCTTATTCAGAAAGACATTTTTAGCATAGACAGAACACCTAACGGAAACTATAGTTTCAATATAGTAACTGAAGATACCGACAATAAATCTTCCTACCGTAAAGCTCTCGATATTTTTAATGATATACATAAAAAATTGGTTTCAAAAGGTTTCAGTCAGTCTGCTGTCAAAATAGGAGGATATGAGAACAAAGAAGTCAATCTTGAAGATAAAAAAACTGTAAAAAAAGAAAAACACATAGTTTCCCATTCCATAGAAGTAAATACAAGAGATATGAAAAATTTGGGAAATGTAATAAATCTGGCTCATTCTCTGGAAATAAGCTCCACAGGCGTTATAGAGTATGACATTGACAATAAACAACAACTTGAAGATCAATTATATGAAACTGCTTACAAAGAAGCATTGAAAAAAGCTCAAAATATTCTTAATAAAACAGAACTCAAATTAAAAAAACCCGTAACAATAACGGATAATTCAAACGGAACTATAAAACCTTATTATTCTTACTATAACAGAAATTACACAAACGGTTATAATTCCGCTATATTGAAAAAAAGTGATACGGAACTTATAGAAAAAGCACAGCAAAATTCCGTAATAATAAATCCGCAAAAATATACTTTTTCAAAATCAGTATACATAGAATTTGAAATGAACTAA
- a CDS encoding nicotinate phosphoribosyltransferase encodes MKNLILMTDSYKMTHPKQYPENMTYMHDYIESRGGLYGYTKFFGLQYYLKEYLTKTVTEEMVKEAEEICTLHGLPFFKDGWNYIVKNLNGKLPLRIRAVPEGAVVKNHNVLVTIESTDSNVPWIVGWVETLLLKIWYPITVATFSYKAKQIIEYFLKETGDNVKDELPFKLHDFGYRGVSSEESAGIGGLAHLTNFMGTDTLQSLVFAKKYYHSEMGGFSIPASEHSTMTSWTRKYEKEAYENMLDSFPNGTIAIVLDSYDYFNAVENIIGKQLREKIQNRNGILVIRPDSGDAITNILFALESLENNFGYTINSKGYKVINKVRIIQGDGINENIIWDIYKSLKDNGYSAENVALGCGGSLLQGNSDSHINRDTHKFAMKCSCIKIGDKITDVYKNPITDRGKVSKKGRLDLIKTESGNYTTVNISHLKENKYHKNSVLELVYENGILKKDYTLDEVRSNEYLLFSPSNILNLFSKKE; translated from the coding sequence ATGAAAAATTTAATATTAATGACAGACTCTTATAAAATGACACATCCTAAACAATATCCTGAAAATATGACATATATGCATGACTATATAGAAAGTCGGGGAGGGCTATACGGTTATACGAAATTCTTTGGATTGCAGTATTATTTAAAAGAATATCTTACTAAAACCGTAACCGAAGAAATGGTCAAAGAAGCTGAAGAAATATGCACACTTCACGGATTACCTTTTTTTAAAGACGGTTGGAACTATATCGTAAAAAATTTGAACGGAAAACTCCCCCTCAGAATAAGGGCCGTTCCTGAAGGTGCCGTAGTAAAAAATCATAACGTTCTTGTAACTATAGAATCTACAGACTCTAATGTCCCCTGGATTGTCGGTTGGGTTGAAACATTATTGCTGAAAATATGGTATCCTATTACTGTAGCTACATTTTCATATAAAGCAAAACAAATTATAGAATATTTTTTAAAAGAAACCGGGGACAATGTAAAAGATGAGCTTCCTTTTAAGCTACATGATTTCGGATACAGAGGAGTTTCCAGTGAAGAAAGTGCAGGAATAGGCGGACTTGCCCATTTAACTAATTTTATGGGAACGGATACTCTTCAATCACTTGTATTCGCTAAAAAATATTATCATAGTGAAATGGGCGGCTTCAGCATTCCGGCTTCGGAACACAGTACAATGACTTCATGGACAAGAAAATATGAAAAAGAAGCTTATGAAAATATGCTTGATTCTTTTCCGAACGGAACTATAGCAATAGTCCTTGACAGTTATGACTACTTTAATGCAGTGGAAAATATAATCGGAAAACAGCTTCGTGAAAAAATACAGAATAGAAACGGTATCCTTGTCATAAGACCTGACAGTGGAGATGCGATTACAAATATATTGTTTGCCCTTGAAAGCCTTGAAAACAACTTTGGATATACTATAAATTCCAAAGGATATAAAGTTATTAATAAGGTAAGAATTATCCAAGGAGACGGAATTAATGAAAACATTATATGGGATATTTACAAATCTCTTAAAGATAACGGATATTCAGCTGAAAATGTAGCTTTAGGTTGTGGAGGTTCTCTTCTTCAGGGAAATTCCGATTCTCACATAAATAGAGATACTCACAAATTTGCTATGAAATGTAGCTGTATAAAAATAGGTGACAAAATAACAGATGTATATAAAAATCCAATTACGGATAGAGGAAAAGTAAGCAAAAAAGGACGTCTTGATCTTATAAAAACAGAAAGTGGAAATTATACGACTGTTAATATTTCTCATTTAAAAGAAAATAAATATCATAAAAACTCGGTTTTGGAACTTGTTTATGAAAACGGTATTTTAAAAAAGGATTATACTCTTGATGAAGTAAGAAGTAACGAGTATCTACTTTTTTCTCCTAGTAATATACTTAACCTTTTTTCTAAAAAAGAGTAA
- the ahpC gene encoding alkyl hydroperoxide reductase subunit C, with the protein MALIGKKLENFTVQAYQNDEFKEISFEKDILGKWNVFMFYPADFTFVUPTELEDLENHHEDFKKSGFNVYSVSTDTHFSHKAWHDNSEAIRKVTYTMIGDPSTVLSRMFEVLNEETGLALRGTFIVNPEGEIVAYEINSDGIGRDASELLRRAKAAKFVAENNGLVCPAKWKEGEATLKPGLDLVGKL; encoded by the coding sequence ATGGCATTAATCGGAAAAAAATTGGAAAATTTTACGGTTCAAGCATATCAAAATGATGAATTTAAAGAAATATCTTTTGAGAAGGACATCTTAGGAAAATGGAATGTTTTTATGTTCTATCCTGCAGATTTCACATTTGTTTGACCCACAGAACTTGAAGATTTGGAAAATCATCACGAAGACTTTAAAAAATCAGGGTTTAATGTTTATTCAGTAAGTACTGATACTCATTTTTCACACAAAGCATGGCATGATAATTCAGAAGCTATCAGAAAAGTAACTTATACTATGATTGGAGATCCTTCAACTGTTCTTTCAAGAATGTTTGAAGTATTAAATGAAGAAACAGGATTGGCTTTAAGAGGAACTTTCATTGTAAATCCTGAAGGAGAAATTGTAGCCTATGAAATAAATTCTGACGGAATCGGAAGAGATGCTTCGGAACTTTTAAGAAGAGCAAAGGCGGCAAAATTTGTAGCTGAAAATAACGGTCTTGTCTGTCCTGCAAAATGGAAAGAAGGAGAAGCTACATTAAAACCGGGATTGGATCTGGTAGGAAAATTATAA
- a CDS encoding thioredoxin family protein, whose translation MALLDANIVEQLKTYFDKISEPIEIVSFLGDCNKSKELDSFLLEVDAISDKLNYTKKLIGEDKVLEENTGITRPISFTLLKNGERTGINFYGIPGGHEFNSFILAILGLAGLGKKLEDEQLAKIQSVTKPLNIETFISLSCTKCPEVIQALNVISLSNPNITTSLVDGGIYPNEVAEKNIQGVPVVYINGKQAALGEQSIEQLITLVVNA comes from the coding sequence ATGGCACTGCTTGATGCAAATATCGTTGAACAGTTAAAAACATATTTTGATAAAATTAGCGAACCTATTGAAATTGTTTCTTTTCTGGGAGACTGCAACAAATCAAAAGAACTTGACAGTTTTCTTCTGGAAGTTGATGCTATATCCGATAAACTGAATTATACAAAAAAACTTATAGGCGAAGATAAAGTTTTGGAAGAGAATACAGGGATAACAAGACCTATATCTTTTACGTTACTGAAAAATGGAGAAAGAACAGGAATTAATTTTTACGGAATTCCCGGAGGACATGAATTTAACAGCTTTATTCTTGCAATTTTGGGACTTGCCGGACTTGGAAAAAAACTTGAAGATGAACAGTTGGCTAAAATTCAATCTGTTACAAAACCTTTAAATATTGAAACGTTTATTTCATTATCATGTACAAAATGTCCTGAAGTAATACAGGCTTTAAATGTTATTTCTTTGAGCAACCCGAATATAACAACTTCATTAGTCGACGGAGGCATCTATCCTAATGAAGTAGCTGAAAAAAATATTCAAGGTGTCCCTGTAGTATATATAAACGGAAAGCAGGCAGCTTTGGGAGAGCAATCTATTGAGCAACTTATAACATTAGTTGTCAATGCTTAG
- a CDS encoding MupG family TIM beta-alpha barrel fold protein encodes MKKNFGIGFSIYLSTDIKKIENVINKAEKSGSKYVFTSLNISEEKVNKNFKLEQIVKMCTEKNLNLIVDINNVTKDNVNLNLENIYLRIDEGLTLDEILKLSEKNKIVLNASTITEEDLEYLKKNNIDFSKILSLHNFYPKKFTGISEQYLKEQNLKYKKYGIKTMAFVRGDELRGPVYEGLPTVEEHRDRRFLTSCLRLLSLCTDIILVGDIDISDEKWMELKYLNKGVIPLRSSERLFSGKIFENRIDYSEYVIRVAVSSNIGETRKDFSEYIREELKNKKIDIQKKQSENTFIKRGDVLISNEKYLRYEGELEIALKDLGIDEKRCVVSKIDEKDIELLEYVKILGKFRFYSNF; translated from the coding sequence ATGAAAAAAAATTTTGGAATAGGATTTTCAATTTATCTAAGTACAGATATAAAAAAAATAGAAAATGTTATTAATAAAGCTGAAAAATCAGGATCAAAGTATGTGTTTACGTCTTTAAATATTTCTGAAGAAAAAGTAAATAAGAATTTTAAATTAGAACAGATTGTGAAAATGTGCACTGAAAAAAATCTTAATCTTATAGTGGATATAAATAATGTAACTAAAGATAATGTAAATCTCAATTTGGAAAACATTTATTTAAGGATAGATGAAGGTTTAACATTAGATGAGATTTTAAAACTTTCAGAAAAAAATAAAATAGTTTTAAATGCCAGTACGATAACAGAAGAAGATTTGGAATATCTGAAGAAAAATAATATTGATTTTTCAAAAATATTAAGTTTACATAATTTTTATCCTAAAAAATTTACAGGCATTTCGGAACAGTATTTAAAGGAGCAGAATCTGAAATATAAAAAATACGGGATAAAAACAATGGCATTTGTAAGAGGCGATGAATTAAGAGGTCCTGTTTATGAAGGACTTCCTACAGTAGAGGAACATAGGGACAGGAGATTTCTGACATCATGTCTTAGACTGCTTTCTCTCTGTACTGATATAATTTTAGTGGGTGATATTGATATATCTGATGAAAAATGGATGGAACTGAAATACTTAAATAAAGGTGTTATTCCACTGAGAAGTAGTGAGAGGTTATTTTCAGGTAAAATATTTGAAAATAGGATCGATTATTCGGAGTATGTTATAAGAGTTGCTGTTTCTTCAAATATAGGAGAAACAAGGAAAGATTTTTCGGAATATATCAGAGAAGAATTGAAAAATAAAAAAATTGATATTCAAAAAAAACAGAGCGAAAATACATTCATTAAAAGAGGAGATGTTCTTATAAGTAATGAGAAATATTTAAGATATGAGGGAGAGCTTGAAATTGCATTAAAGGATCTTGGAATAGATGAAAAAAGATGTGTAGTTTCAAAAATAGATGAAAAAGATATTGAGCTTCTTGAATATGTAAAAATTCTTGGTAAATTCAGATTTTACTCTAATTTTTAG
- the pbp4b gene encoding penicillin binding protein PBP4B, whose amino-acid sequence MKKIMFILFNLVIFLNIFSYQMEKSFPVSKENFDDSILTNNMFEFKAFKGQGYIILEYENFKYADIYINGVKLKTDDFKDKGMKKIDISRITENDKNIFQISNLNGKVNVKIPYPVIIEKSQGKDYNNETLKFLDEFIKAEIEAGLPSVQIAVVKDGKLEFLKSYGYVNNYNQDGTEIKDKIKVTDETVYDLASNTKMYATNYAVMKLVSEKKLNLDDYVYKIFPEFKGSNKEKIQINDLLKHQAGFPPDPQYFNDKYDKDDGIPNGKNDLYAIGKENVKKAILKTPLVYEPKTFTKYFDVDYMLLGLIVEKITSQDLDIYLKENIYNKLNLSKTMFNPLKNGIEKNMTAATELNGNTRDNTIDFINVRKYTIQGEVHDEKAYYSMDGVSGHAGLFSNAYEVAKLAQIIINDGGYGDIKFFDKTTLDNFIKPKDINSSYGLGWRRQGDRIYKWAFSGLASSETIGHTGWTGTLTVIEPSQNLVIVLLTNAKNSRVIDPLKKPNDFYGNHYYTTNYGVISTLIIDAFSNRNSKKDTNLRMNGILKELIIGKYNLIKNDNKYKNSADIKNVIELINLLNKRTEKITSEYEKIKEELKQFKFDK is encoded by the coding sequence ATGAAAAAAATAATGTTTATTTTATTCAACTTAGTAATATTTTTAAATATATTTTCTTATCAAATGGAAAAAAGTTTTCCTGTCAGTAAAGAAAATTTTGATGATTCCATATTAACAAATAATATGTTCGAATTTAAGGCTTTTAAAGGACAGGGGTATATAATTCTGGAATATGAAAATTTTAAATATGCGGATATTTATATAAATGGGGTAAAATTGAAAACGGATGATTTTAAAGATAAAGGAATGAAGAAAATAGATATTTCCCGAATTACTGAAAATGATAAAAATATTTTTCAGATTTCAAATTTAAACGGGAAAGTTAATGTTAAAATACCTTATCCTGTTATTATTGAGAAATCTCAGGGAAAAGACTATAATAATGAAACTCTAAAATTTCTAGATGAATTTATAAAAGCTGAAATTGAAGCGGGACTTCCTTCAGTTCAAATAGCAGTTGTAAAAGATGGAAAACTTGAATTTCTGAAAAGCTACGGATATGTAAATAATTACAATCAGGATGGAACGGAAATAAAAGATAAAATAAAAGTTACCGATGAAACAGTTTATGATTTAGCAAGTAATACTAAAATGTATGCTACAAATTATGCAGTTATGAAACTTGTTTCCGAGAAAAAATTAAATTTAGACGATTATGTATATAAGATTTTTCCTGAATTCAAAGGAAGTAATAAAGAAAAAATTCAAATAAACGATTTGCTGAAACATCAAGCGGGATTTCCTCCGGATCCTCAATATTTTAATGATAAGTATGATAAAGATGACGGGATTCCCAACGGTAAAAATGATTTATATGCAATAGGCAAGGAAAATGTAAAAAAAGCTATTTTAAAAACTCCTTTAGTATATGAGCCTAAAACATTTACCAAGTATTTCGATGTGGATTATATGCTTTTAGGATTAATAGTTGAGAAAATTACTTCTCAAGATTTGGATATTTACTTAAAAGAAAATATTTATAATAAACTGAATTTGAGTAAGACAATGTTTAATCCTTTAAAAAACGGTATTGAAAAAAATATGACAGCTGCGACGGAATTGAATGGAAATACAAGAGACAATACAATAGATTTTATAAATGTGAGAAAATATACTATTCAAGGTGAAGTTCATGATGAAAAGGCATATTATTCAATGGATGGAGTTTCAGGACATGCGGGATTATTTTCCAATGCTTATGAAGTTGCAAAATTGGCTCAAATTATTATAAATGATGGAGGTTATGGAGATATTAAATTTTTTGATAAGACAACATTGGATAATTTTATAAAACCTAAGGACATTAATTCCAGTTACGGATTAGGATGGAGAAGACAAGGAGACAGGATTTATAAGTGGGCATTTTCAGGATTGGCATCAAGTGAAACAATAGGGCATACAGGGTGGACAGGAACACTTACAGTTATAGAACCTTCACAGAATTTGGTGATAGTATTGCTTACGAATGCTAAAAATTCAAGAGTTATAGATCCTCTTAAAAAGCCTAATGATTTTTATGGAAATCATTATTATACAACTAATTATGGAGTTATAAGTACGTTAATAATAGATGCATTTTCAAATAGGAACAGTAAAAAAGATACAAATTTAAGAATGAACGGTATTTTAAAAGAGTTAATAATAGGAAAATATAATTTGATAAAAAATGATAATAAATATAAAAATTCAGCAGATATAAAAAATGTTATTGAACTGATAAATTTGTTAAATAAAAGAACAGAAAAAATAACTTCGGAATACGAGAAGATAAAAGAAGAATTGAAGCAATTTAAATTTGACAAATAG
- a CDS encoding alpha/beta hydrolase family protein has protein sequence MVYRQFCKKNSKYYTFISKELVEYIDLNFSTYSDKEYRAITGLSMGGFGAFYIGIKNQGIFGNIGSMSGGMHPEEYKGNWWIGKVFDSNWKEYNIEDIAHQLIGTKSNIIIDYGVDDFFIEPNRKLHKKFLDLNIKHEYIERPGVHSWDYWNNSIKYQTFFFSQKFNKE, from the coding sequence TTGGTATATAGACAGTTCTGTAAAAAAAATTCAAAATACTATACTTTTATTTCAAAGGAACTGGTAGAATATATTGACTTGAATTTTTCCACTTACAGTGATAAGGAGTATAGAGCAATAACAGGATTGAGCATGGGAGGATTCGGAGCTTTTTATATAGGTATTAAAAATCAGGGTATATTCGGAAATATCGGAAGTATGAGCGGAGGAATGCATCCTGAAGAATATAAGGGAAACTGGTGGATAGGAAAAGTATTTGACAGTAACTGGAAGGAATATAATATAGAGGATATAGCTCACCAGTTAATAGGAACGAAATCCAATATAATAATAGATTATGGAGTGGATGATTTTTTTATAGAACCTAACAGAAAGCTACATAAAAAATTCCTCGACTTAAATATAAAGCATGAATATATTGAAAGACCGGGAGTACACAGTTGGGATTATTGGAATAATTCCATAAAGTATCAGACTTTTTTCTTTAGCCAGAAATTTAATAAGGAATAA
- a CDS encoding alpha/beta hydrolase-fold protein, whose amino-acid sequence MKKITFILLFFCSFSVFSFTEKNIKVHSKSMKKDIPVTVILPDSYSQRKKYSTIYVLHGWSGSNRNFPEKTSIGKLSDEYGIIYVSADGNYDSWYIDSSVKKIQNTILLFQRNW is encoded by the coding sequence ATGAAGAAAATAACGTTTATTTTACTTTTTTTCTGTTCTTTTTCAGTATTTTCCTTTACTGAAAAAAACATAAAAGTTCACAGTAAATCAATGAAAAAAGATATACCTGTGACCGTAATTTTACCGGACAGTTATTCACAGAGAAAGAAATATAGTACAATTTATGTTTTGCACGGTTGGTCAGGTTCAAACAGAAATTTTCCTGAAAAAACTTCCATAGGGAAACTTTCTGATGAATATGGGATTATTTATGTTTCAGCAGATGGAAATTATGATAGTTGGTATATAGACAGTTCTGTAAAAAAAATTCAAAATACTATACTTTTATTTCAAAGGAACTGGTAG
- a CDS encoding PTS transporter subunit EIIC — MDTKKTAKEIYDVLGGRENILSNAVCMTRLRVKVEKEVDLVKLKKIEGILNVVEADTLQIVLGPGKVNAVGEEFSKLTGMSLGFSDMKSDVKNVANENKKVNKAKHNGPVQRFLQKIANIFVPLLPGIIAAGLIMGLTNVINVSTKNMYNTVWWFAALRSIGFVMFGYLAIYVGMNSAKEFGGTAVLGGIMGSIFVTNPALPLLLKVEDKNAVILPLTNKPFTPGIGGLLAALFMGMIVAYIEKRVRKIMPSMLDTFFTPLFTLIISVFIALLFIQPLGSYLTKGIFDILDFVYNRLGIFGGYILATGFLPLVSVGLHQALTPIHILLNNPDGPSKGINYLLPILMMAGGGQVGAGIAIYMKTGNQKLKNMLRDSIPVGILGIGEPLMYAVTLPLGKPFITACLGSGFGGALAVLFHLGTITLGVSGLFGLLIVVKGTWHLYLIAMLGAYAGGFILTYFFGVDDERIEEIYGE; from the coding sequence ATGGATACAAAGAAAACAGCAAAAGAAATTTATGATGTTTTAGGCGGTAGAGAAAATATACTTTCAAATGCCGTATGTATGACAAGATTAAGAGTAAAAGTCGAGAAAGAAGTGGATTTGGTAAAATTGAAAAAAATTGAGGGGATTCTAAATGTAGTGGAAGCGGATACATTGCAAATAGTACTTGGACCGGGAAAAGTTAATGCAGTGGGAGAGGAATTTTCTAAACTTACAGGAATGTCTCTCGGATTTTCTGATATGAAATCCGATGTAAAAAATGTTGCAAATGAAAATAAAAAAGTTAATAAAGCTAAGCATAACGGTCCTGTTCAAAGATTTCTTCAAAAAATTGCAAATATATTTGTTCCTTTGCTTCCGGGAATTATTGCAGCAGGACTTATAATGGGACTTACAAATGTAATAAATGTATCGACTAAAAATATGTATAATACAGTTTGGTGGTTTGCAGCTTTAAGAAGTATAGGATTTGTCATGTTTGGCTATCTTGCTATATATGTAGGGATGAATTCCGCTAAAGAATTTGGTGGAACAGCAGTATTAGGTGGGATTATGGGGTCGATATTTGTTACAAATCCTGCACTCCCTTTACTTTTAAAAGTTGAAGATAAAAATGCAGTTATATTGCCTCTTACAAATAAGCCTTTTACTCCGGGGATCGGTGGTCTGCTTGCAGCTTTATTTATGGGAATGATAGTAGCTTATATTGAAAAAAGAGTGAGAAAAATAATGCCTTCAATGCTTGATACTTTTTTTACTCCGTTGTTTACTTTAATAATAAGTGTATTTATAGCTTTACTTTTCATACAGCCTTTAGGTTCATATTTGACGAAAGGAATATTTGATATTCTTGATTTTGTCTACAATAGATTAGGAATATTTGGAGGATACATTCTTGCAACAGGATTTCTACCTCTGGTTTCAGTAGGACTTCATCAAGCTTTGACTCCTATTCATATATTGCTTAATAATCCTGACGGACCGTCAAAAGGTATTAATTATTTATTGCCTATATTAATGATGGCAGGAGGAGGACAAGTGGGTGCAGGAATTGCTATATATATGAAAACTGGAAATCAAAAACTCAAAAATATGTTAAGGGATTCTATACCTGTAGGAATACTGGGGATAGGAGAACCTCTGATGTATGCAGTGACTTTACCTTTAGGTAAACCTTTTATTACTGCATGTTTAGGTTCAGGATTTGGAGGGGCTTTAGCGGTATTATTTCATTTAGGTACTATAACATTGGGAGTTTCAGGCTTGTTCGGATTACTTATAGTTGTTAAAGGAACATGGCATCTTTATTTAATAGCAATGCTCGGAGCATATGCAGGAGGATTTATTTTGACTTATTTCTTCGGAGTAGATGATGAAAGAATAGAAGAAATATATGGAGAGTGA
- a CDS encoding MurR/RpiR family transcriptional regulator — translation MSILIKLRENKDFTVNEEYVAKYLIKNYRKIRELDTNIISRKTFTSNACVTRMCQKIGFSGFQEFKLKMLEEVVNLENEEIHFDSIDIDGKDNTKTVIEKLNRLSIDSLKETMLLQEPDMIDTVVNLITEKEVVDFYGIGASYIVCLDARYKFMRAGKTVNCFEGTDLQHVQAINSNKKHLAVLISYSGLTKEITDIAEILLAKDIVSISVTGYGNNRLVKKCKYNLFVTSKEALVRSAAIYSRISMLNLIDVLYFAYSNKNYEQVSEKIRKTKINKV, via the coding sequence ATGAGCATACTGATAAAGCTTAGAGAAAATAAAGACTTTACAGTCAATGAAGAGTATGTTGCCAAATATTTGATAAAAAATTATAGAAAAATAAGAGAGCTGGATACTAATATTATTTCAAGGAAAACATTTACAAGTAATGCCTGTGTTACAAGAATGTGTCAGAAAATAGGTTTTAGCGGATTTCAAGAATTTAAGCTGAAAATGCTTGAAGAAGTTGTAAACCTTGAAAATGAAGAAATTCATTTTGATAGTATCGACATAGATGGGAAAGATAACACAAAAACAGTCATAGAAAAACTGAATAGATTAAGTATAGATTCTTTGAAAGAAACTATGCTTTTACAGGAGCCTGATATGATAGATACCGTTGTAAATCTCATAACTGAAAAGGAAGTTGTCGATTTTTACGGTATAGGAGCATCATATATAGTCTGTCTTGATGCTCGTTATAAATTTATGAGAGCCGGAAAAACTGTAAACTGTTTTGAAGGCACAGACTTACAACATGTACAGGCAATAAACAGTAATAAAAAGCATTTGGCAGTGTTGATTTCATATTCGGGATTGACTAAAGAAATAACGGATATAGCTGAAATATTGCTTGCAAAAGATATAGTATCTATATCTGTCACAGGTTATGGGAATAATCGTCTTGTAAAAAAGTGTAAGTATAATTTATTTGTAACTTCAAAAGAAGCATTGGTAAGAAGTGCAGCAATTTATTCAAGAATATCTATGTTGAATTTAATAGATGTTTTATATTTTGCTTATTCCAATAAGAATTATGAGCAGGTTTCGGAAAAAATAAGAAAAACAAAAATAAATAAAGTATAA
- the murQ gene encoding N-acetylmuramic acid 6-phosphate etherase, producing MIDLNRLSTEENNKNSKDIELQDSFEILRRINDEDKKVAFCVEKKLKDISKLIDGILKVYNENTRIIYVGSGTSGRLGILDASECPPTYGVSPEKVQGIIAGGKEAMFFAKENAEDNREQGKKDIMSMNLTSNDVVIGLTASGRTPYVIGAIEYADSIGAVTGSITCSENSELSRISQYPIEVVVGPEIVTGSTRMKSGTAQKMILNMISTTVMIKLGKVFSGYMVDVKTSNYKLIERAKRIIMETTGCKYEKADMILIEAGNNVKTAITMILLNIDKETATKKLKKYDNNVARLIHEHTDKA from the coding sequence ATGATAGATTTAAACAGATTGTCAACAGAAGAAAATAATAAGAACAGTAAAGATATAGAGCTTCAGGATAGCTTTGAAATTTTGAGGAGAATAAACGATGAAGACAAAAAAGTTGCGTTTTGTGTTGAAAAAAAGCTGAAAGATATTTCAAAACTTATAGATGGAATATTAAAAGTATATAATGAAAATACAAGAATAATATATGTGGGATCGGGAACTTCAGGGAGATTAGGTATCCTTGATGCCTCTGAATGTCCGCCTACATACGGAGTTTCTCCTGAAAAGGTTCAAGGAATAATAGCCGGTGGGAAAGAAGCAATGTTTTTTGCTAAAGAAAATGCGGAAGATAACAGGGAGCAAGGGAAAAAAGATATTATGAGTATGAATTTAACTTCAAATGATGTCGTTATAGGATTAACAGCTTCGGGTAGAACTCCTTATGTCATAGGAGCTATAGAATATGCTGATAGTATAGGTGCAGTAACAGGAAGTATAACATGTTCGGAAAATTCGGAATTATCACGAATAAGCCAATATCCTATAGAAGTTGTTGTCGGTCCTGAAATTGTTACAGGTTCAACGAGAATGAAGTCGGGAACGGCACAGAAAATGATACTTAATATGATTTCTACCACGGTAATGATAAAGCTTGGAAAAGTATTTTCAGGGTATATGGTAGATGTAAAAACGTCTAATTATAAACTCATTGAAAGAGCGAAAAGAATAATAATGGAGACCACAGGCTGTAAATATGAAAAAGCGGACATGATTTTAATAGAAGCGGGGAATAATGTGAAAACGGCTATAACAATGATATTACTGAACATTGATAAAGAAACGGCAACTAAAAAATTGAAAAAATATGATAATAATGTAGCGAGACTTATTCATGAGCATACTGATAAAGCTTAG